In Aquila chrysaetos chrysaetos chromosome 2, bAquChr1.4, whole genome shotgun sequence, the following are encoded in one genomic region:
- the DTD2 gene encoding D-aminoacyl-tRNA deacylase 2 — protein MAAAARPALARALLQQCLSARLQVKPPERGCEAEWVEIQRGLVIYICFFKGADEDLVPKIVNMLLNVKLSENESGEYVSVLDLPGDVLIIPQATLGGKPKGRKMQYHANIEKEKGLELYSQFVTLCEKELAANSKCMETGVLVKHGTYGNRQVLKLDTNGPYTHLIEF, from the exons AtggcggcggcagcgcggccGGCGCTGGCTCGGGCCttgctgcagcagtgcctgtCCGCCCGGCTACAGGTGAAGCCGCCCGAGCGCGGCTGCGAGGCCGAGTGGGTGGAG ATCCAGAGAGGGCTTGTTATCTACATATGCTTCTTCAAAGGTGCTGATGAGGATCTTGTTCCAAAAATTG tcaATATGCTGTTGAATGTTAAATTAAGTGAGAATGAAAGCGGCGAGTACGTTTCTGTTCTTGATTTACCAGGCGATGTGCTAATCATACCACAAGCTACCCTAGGTGGTAAACCGAAGGGAAGAAAGATGCAGTACCATGCaaacattgaaaaagaaaaagggcttGAACTTTATTCTCAGTTTGTGACTTTGTGTGAAAAAGAACTGGCTGCCAATTCCAAATGCATGGAAACAGGTGTTCTCGTCAAGCATGGCACATATGGAAACAGGCAGGTTTTAAAACTGGATACAAATGGACCTTACACTCATCTGattgaattttga